A single Planctomycetota bacterium DNA region contains:
- the ilvC gene encoding ketol-acid reductoisomerase encodes MAKIKFGNVVEEVVTRQEFPLAKARQILQKETIAVIGYGVQGPAQALNMRDNGIRNIVIGQSPKFKKDWDRAVADGWKPGKDLFDIEEAAAKGTIIKFLVSDAAMLKVWPIIKPHLTAGKALYFSHGFGLTYKDQTGVVPPKDVDVILVAPKGSGTSVRRNFLSGAGINSSFAIEQDATGRARDRVLAIGIAIGSGFLFPTTFKKEVYSDLTGERGILMGALAGVMEAQYDELRRRGHDPSEAFNETVEELTQSLIRLVDENGMEWMYANCSSTAQRGALDWAPKFKKAVAPLFKQLYESVKNGTETRRVIKCLGRPDYQEILHKELEALGNKEIWQAGRAVRALRPCEGVKKGAAKAKGVKGRAV; translated from the coding sequence ATGGCGAAGATCAAGTTCGGCAACGTGGTGGAAGAGGTGGTGACGCGCCAGGAGTTCCCGCTCGCCAAGGCGCGCCAGATCCTCCAGAAGGAAACCATCGCCGTCATCGGCTACGGCGTGCAGGGCCCCGCGCAGGCCCTCAACATGCGCGACAACGGCATCAGGAACATCGTGATCGGCCAGAGCCCGAAGTTCAAGAAGGACTGGGATCGCGCGGTGGCCGACGGCTGGAAGCCGGGCAAGGACCTCTTCGACATCGAGGAGGCGGCGGCGAAGGGCACGATCATCAAGTTCCTGGTCAGCGACGCGGCCATGCTCAAGGTGTGGCCCATCATCAAGCCGCACCTCACGGCCGGCAAAGCCCTGTACTTCAGCCACGGCTTCGGCCTCACCTACAAGGACCAGACCGGCGTGGTGCCGCCGAAGGACGTGGACGTGATCCTCGTGGCCCCCAAGGGCTCGGGCACCAGCGTGCGGCGCAACTTCCTCAGCGGCGCCGGCATCAACTCCAGCTTCGCCATCGAGCAGGACGCCACCGGCCGCGCCCGCGACCGCGTGCTGGCCATCGGCATCGCCATCGGCTCGGGCTTCCTCTTCCCCACCACGTTCAAGAAGGAGGTCTACAGCGACCTCACGGGCGAGCGCGGCATCCTGATGGGCGCGCTGGCCGGCGTGATGGAGGCCCAGTACGACGAGCTGCGCCGCCGCGGCCACGACCCGTCCGAGGCCTTCAACGAGACCGTCGAGGAACTCACCCAGAGCCTCATCCGCCTGGTGGACGAGAACGGCATGGAGTGGATGTATGCGAACTGCTCAAGCACGGCGCAGCGCGGCGCGCTCGACTGGGCGCCGAAGTTCAAGAAGGCCGTCGCCCCTCTCTTCAAGCAGCTCTACGAGAGCGTGAAGAACGGCACCGAGACGCGCCGCGTGATCAAGTGCCTGGGCCGCCCCGACTACCAGGAGATCCTGCACAAGGAGCTCGAGGCCCTGGGCAACAAGGAAATCTGGCAGGCCGGCCGCGCCGTGCGCGCCCTGCGCCCCTGCGAGGGCGTCAAGAAGGGCGCGGCCAAGGCCAAGGGCGTCAAAGGCCGCGCCGTGTGA
- a CDS encoding Gfo/Idh/MocA family oxidoreductase yields the protein MSEQISRRTFFQGTAAGLAATILARNVFGANDKLCHAAIGSGGMGGGDLGAIKGHPKAQIVALCDVDANTLKAAAAKYVGARTYADWREMLDKEGDQIDSVNVSTPDHTHAPATMTALRKKKHVYCQKPLTHDVYESRQIAAAAKAAGVTTQLGTQAASGIGDRMAVAFLRQGVIGKAKRAILCSNRPGAIEHYRLKGPRPPQGETPPPHLSWDLWLGTAPERPYAGGGIYHPVRWRAWQDFGTGWSGDIGCHIFDAVWKGLRLTAPKTVTAEVQKSWLESPERRADTWPQGDHITWVFPASEATEGDLTLEWFDGEFYPPDDVQKLAGFEAGKPGYPPESAMVIGTEGALLLQHGAGPQLFPKEKFAKIERPKLPGRDHYHHFVDACLGGEPTESHFMQVGPMAEAILLGTVAIRVPNTLLEWDAANLKVTNSDEAQRLLRRTYRKGWEVEGL from the coding sequence ATGTCCGAGCAAATCTCGCGTCGCACCTTCTTCCAGGGCACGGCGGCCGGGCTGGCCGCCACGATTCTCGCCCGCAACGTCTTCGGCGCCAATGACAAGCTGTGCCACGCCGCCATCGGCTCGGGCGGCATGGGCGGCGGCGACCTGGGCGCGATCAAAGGCCACCCCAAGGCCCAGATCGTCGCCTTGTGCGACGTGGATGCCAACACGCTGAAGGCCGCGGCGGCCAAGTACGTCGGCGCCCGCACCTACGCCGACTGGCGCGAGATGCTCGACAAGGAAGGCGACCAGATCGACTCGGTGAACGTCTCCACGCCCGACCACACCCACGCCCCGGCCACGATGACCGCGCTGCGGAAGAAGAAGCACGTCTACTGCCAGAAGCCCCTGACGCACGACGTCTACGAGAGCCGCCAGATCGCCGCCGCGGCCAAGGCCGCGGGCGTCACAACCCAGCTCGGCACCCAGGCCGCCAGCGGCATCGGCGACCGCATGGCCGTGGCCTTCCTCCGCCAGGGCGTCATCGGCAAGGCCAAACGCGCCATCCTGTGCTCCAACCGCCCCGGCGCCATCGAGCACTATCGCCTCAAGGGGCCCAGGCCGCCCCAGGGCGAGACGCCTCCCCCCCACCTGAGCTGGGACCTCTGGCTCGGCACCGCGCCCGAGCGCCCCTATGCCGGCGGCGGAATCTACCACCCGGTCCGCTGGCGCGCCTGGCAGGACTTCGGCACCGGCTGGTCGGGCGACATCGGCTGCCACATCTTCGACGCCGTCTGGAAGGGCCTCCGCCTCACCGCGCCCAAGACCGTCACCGCCGAAGTCCAGAAGTCCTGGCTCGAGAGCCCCGAGCGCCGCGCCGACACCTGGCCCCAGGGCGACCACATCACCTGGGTGTTCCCCGCCAGCGAGGCCACCGAGGGCGACCTCACGCTCGAGTGGTTCGACGGCGAGTTCTACCCGCCCGACGACGTGCAGAAGCTCGCGGGCTTCGAGGCCGGCAAGCCGGGCTACCCGCCCGAGTCGGCCATGGTCATCGGCACCGAGGGCGCGCTCCTGCTCCAGCACGGCGCCGGCCCGCAGCTCTTCCCCAAGGAGAAATTCGCCAAGATCGAGCGGCCCAAGCTCCCCGGCCGCGATCACTACCACCACTTCGTGGATGCCTGCCTCGGCGGCGAGCCGACCGAGAGCCACTTCATGCAGGTCGGCCCCATGGCCGAGGCCATCCTGCTCGGCACCGTGGCCATCCGCGTGCCGAACACGCTGCTCGAGTGGGATGCCGCCAACCTCAAGGTCACCAACAGCGACGAGGCGCAGCGCCTCCTGCGCCGCACCTATCGCAAGGGCTGGGAGGTGGAGGGACTGTAG
- a CDS encoding MerR family transcriptional regulator, with protein MPSKPMKIGEAAAQAGVTARTLRYYEELGLIEAIKHGAQRAYTPFHVTLVQHIAQLRQLGFSLEEIRQIMALKRVLLGPEGEAREPHGRLPLPRAQVRALQEKTARLKAAIAEQQGLLQRLEAFLQRSVAR; from the coding sequence GTGCCGAGCAAACCCATGAAGATCGGCGAGGCGGCCGCCCAGGCAGGGGTGACGGCGCGCACGCTGCGCTACTATGAGGAGCTGGGCCTCATCGAGGCGATCAAGCACGGCGCGCAGCGCGCGTACACGCCCTTCCACGTCACGCTGGTCCAGCACATCGCGCAGCTCAGGCAGCTCGGCTTCTCGCTCGAGGAGATCCGGCAGATCATGGCGCTCAAGCGCGTGCTGCTCGGCCCCGAGGGCGAGGCGCGCGAGCCGCACGGCCGCCTGCCGCTCCCCCGCGCCCAGGTGCGCGCCCTTCAGGAGAAGACGGCGCGCCTCAAGGCGGCTATCGCCGAGCAGCAGGGGCTGCTCCAACGCCTCGAGGCCTTCCTCCAGCGTTCCGTGGCCCGGTAG
- a CDS encoding DUF4405 domain-containing protein codes for MPKNKLHLVVNVLAYLAMVGLAATGLILYYRLPPGSGSMGILGYSRHQWGTVHFYLALSLVGLVTLHVALHWKWVTNTFGSLTRPRAVRKAGAGAGGALLLLALGLAGVGAIAAPWLLPVGAGTACDHEGEGGKGKGYRGGKAASACDTCTDGLCPTTATMPEAAPAPRTGASGPEHGPGGIKGSTTLAEVAAEAGVPFERIVAELKLPAGTPSAATLGRLRQQHGFSMQDIRALVTRLKQERAGAAQ; via the coding sequence ATGCCGAAGAACAAGCTGCACCTGGTTGTGAACGTGCTGGCGTATCTTGCGATGGTCGGTCTGGCGGCGACCGGGCTGATCCTGTACTACCGTCTGCCCCCAGGCTCGGGCAGCATGGGCATCCTGGGCTACTCGCGCCACCAGTGGGGCACGGTGCACTTCTACCTGGCCCTGAGCCTCGTGGGGCTCGTGACGCTGCACGTCGCGCTCCACTGGAAGTGGGTCACCAACACGTTCGGGTCGCTCACGCGGCCGCGTGCGGTGAGAAAGGCCGGCGCGGGAGCGGGCGGCGCCTTGCTCCTCCTCGCGCTCGGCCTGGCGGGCGTCGGCGCGATCGCCGCCCCCTGGCTCCTCCCCGTCGGGGCGGGGACGGCGTGCGACCACGAGGGCGAGGGCGGCAAGGGCAAGGGCTACCGAGGGGGCAAGGCCGCGTCGGCCTGCGACACCTGCACCGATGGCCTCTGCCCCACCACGGCCACGATGCCCGAGGCCGCGCCGGCGCCCAGGACGGGCGCATCCGGCCCCGAGCACGGGCCGGGCGGCATCAAGGGCTCGACCACCCTGGCCGAGGTGGCCGCGGAGGCGGGCGTGCCCTTCGAGCGCATCGTGGCCGAACTCAAGCTGCCCGCCGGCACGCCGTCCGCCGCCACCCTGGGGCGCCTGCGCCAGCAGCACGGCTTCAGCATGCAGGACATTCGGGCGCTCGTGACGCGCCTGAAGCAGGAGAGGGCGGGCGCGGCCCAGTAG